GCCATGGCCCCCTCCCTGGGGGTCGACGCGGTTCTGAGTCCGCGCATCTCCGCCGTGGGCGCCATTCTGCGCTATGTGCGCATGGGCCGCATCCTCGATTCCGCCATGCTCCTCGACGGACAGATCAACCTGCTGCTGGCCGAGGTGGAGCCCCGCTCCCACCTGGACGGCATCGCCGTGCGACAAGCCAGCTTCCCGCCGGGAGTCCTCATCGCCGCCGCCATCCACAACAACCGCGCCGTGGTGCCCGACGGCGACATGGTGCTGCATGCCGGGGACAGGGTGTTGCTGGCCACCCCCATGCTGAAATCCCTCTCCACCCTGGACGAGTTGATCGCCCCCAAACGGTAATCCGCCCTCCGAAAGGCCAACGGCATGAACCTCCTCATGAACATCCGCATTCAGGCGGTCATCGCGGCCATGCTGGCGGTCTTTCAGCTCCCCTCCCTGATGCTGGCCTATGCTCGCGGGGAGCCGAGCCATTATCATCTGCTCTCCATCGCCTTCGCCACGGGGATGGCTCTGACCTATCTCCTCACCTTACGCGCCCGCGTCGACCTCTCCGCCCGGGACGGGGTGCTTTCCGTGGCCCTCGGCTGGGCCAACACCATCTTTCTCGGGGCCCTGCCCTACATCTTCGCCGACAAGCTGGGCTGGATCGACGCCATTTTCGAATCGACCTCCGGCTTCACCACCACCGGCAGCTCGGTGCTGACCGATATCGAAGCCTGGCCCCAGTCCCTGCTGCTGTGGCGCTCCACCACCCAATGGCTGGGGGGCATGGGCATGCTGCTGCTGGCCACCGCCATTCTGCCCTTCCTCGGGGCCGGCGGCATCCAGATCATGAAGGCGGAAGTGCCCGGTCCCAGCAAGGACAAACTGGTGCCACGGGTGGCCTCCACCGCCCGCCTGCTCTGGGGCATCTACCTTTTTCTCACCGTGCTCTGCGTCATCGCCTACCATCTTTCCGGCATGACCTGGCTCGACGGGGTGAACCACGCCTTCTCTTCCATGGCCACCGGCGGCTTTTCCACCCGCAACGCCAGCATGGCCGCCTTCTCTCCGGCAGCGCAATGGTGGGCCACCTTCTTCATGGCCGCCGCAGGCGCCAACTTCGTGCTGCACTACCGCCTGCTCCTCAGGGGAGACGGTTCCATCTTCAAGGATGACGAACTGCGCTGGTACCTGGCCATCATCCTGGTGGTGGGGCTCTTCTGCTCCTGGGTGGCCTATCCCCTCACGGCGGAACGCGACCTCGAAACCGCCTTGCGTCAGGGCTTCTTCCAGGTGGTCACCATCATCACCACCACCGGGTACGCCAGTACCGACTGGGAGACCTGGCCCCTCTTCGCCCAACTGGTGCTGGTGGGCATCATGATCCCCGGTTCCATGGCCGGCTCCACGGCGGGCGGCATCAAGGTGGTGCGCCTGGTCATCATCGTGCGCATCTTCTCCGCCGTGGTCAACCGTCTGTTGATGCCGGAACGGGTGGTGGTGGTCAAACTCAACGACAAGGAAGTCCCCTTCGACATCGTCGAGTCGACAGTGGCCCTGGTCTCCGCCGCCGCCGCCGCCGTGGTCATCGGCACCATCATTCTGGTCGGACTGGGCATGGACCCCGGCAGCGCCTACTCCGCCGCCCTCACCGCCTTTTCCAACGTCGGCCCCGGCATAGGCTCCGTCGGCCCCATGGACAACTTCTCCGCCGTTCACGACATCGGCAAGGTGCTGCTCTCCTTCCTGATGGTGCTGGGCCGACTGGAGATCTTCACCCTGATCATGCTCTTTCTGCCCCGCTTCTGGAAACCGTGAACCGGCTGACATGGCATCTGTCCAGTCATACGGGGGTTCGGGGGGGATTATCCCCCCCGACGGGTCCAGGGCAGCGCCCTGGGACTTTTCCTTTCGCCGTTGACACGATCATGCTGCACCATGCAGGGGTCTGAATAGTTACAAAAAGTCAAAGGACAGAACATTTCCTTTTTTTGATACTTAAAAGATAAAATATTGAAGGTCAAAAAATTTAGAATATCTTCCCGCCATTGACGGCTTTGCCCAGACGGATGCAGGGCAGCTCGACCCAGCGGTAGAGCCATTCCGACAGCCACAGGGTCAGCGGCAGGGAGATGAGGAAGCCGGTCAACCACGCCCCGTCAACCGGCATCCCGGCTGCGACCAGGCGCTGCAGCAGCCAGGGCGTGAAAGCGAGCAGCACGGTGACATGGCACAGATAGAGGCCGTAGGAAACCCGCCCCAGAAACCGCACCGGCTGGCTGACCAACCAGCGCTGCAACTCCGGCATACCCAGCACGGAAACGAGAATCAGCGCCGCACCGCAACCGGTGACCAGCCGCATGACCGGATTGGTGACGAAATCGCTCACCTCGAAGAACCTCTCGAACCACACGCCCACCAGGGTGTTGCGCCCGCTGTACAACAGCAGCCCCACCCCCAGCATGAACCAGCGCACCAGGGACGGCATGGCGAGAACGCGGCTCTGAACCTGCTGGAAGTGTCTGGCCAACAGCACCCCCAGGGTAAAGTGCAGCAAGGCCGGGGAGACCCCCGCCACCAATCCGGCAAGGCAAAAGGCCACCAGCCAGGCCGTGCCACGAAAAGCCAGCAGCACCATGAAGGGAATCAGAAAAGAGAAGTGCATCTCCAGACGCAACGACCAATCCTGGAAGAGCAAGGCCTCCGGCGGTCTGCGAAAAATCAGCGCGGCCTGCCACAGGAAGGAGGTCAGATCCACCTCTTTCTGCCACAAACCCCGATACCAGATCGACACCGACATCGGCAGCTCCCGCACCTCGAACAGGTAGTGCCGCACCAGCCAGGAGAGCGCCAGCACCACCAGAAACGGGCCGCCGATGCGCACCACCCGGGCCAGGTAAAATCCCGCCAGGCTGAACCGCTCCGCTGAAAAACGCTCCTGCCGGGCGAAATATTTGCGCGTCAGCACCAGCCCGCTCAAAACGAAGAACAGGGAAACCGCCGCAAACCCGTCCCACACCATATGCAGCGGCGAGGAGACAAACATCTTTTTTACCAGCGCCGGGGTCATCTGTGGAAACCCGAAGAACCCCAGATAGTGGTCGCAGAAGACCACCAAGGCGGCCACGCCGCGCACCCCGTCCAGGTAATCGATACGCTCCGACGATTCGCCGCCGGCGGGGATGGCGTTCGGGAGGCTCATGCCCGCTGATCCGCTTCGACCTGCCACAGCAGCAGGGGGCGCAGACTACCCGGCATCTCGCCGGCGTATCCGCAACGGGTCGGGCAACCCTCGATCGGATCGCGCACCGAAAGGCACAGGGCCCCGTACTCCAGAACGTGATCCCGGATCAGGGAATGGAAAGAGGAGATGGCCAGATCGATGAAGTAGGGTCCGTCGTTGAAGAAGTTGCCGGGAATATGGCACACCGCCCGATGCACCCCCGGCTCCTTCGGAGGCGGGGCGGAGCAGATGGAAAAGAAGGCCATGCTGCCATCGGAGCGATTGACGCGGATATTGGGATGGAGTTGACCGGGGGAATGTTTCAGTATCTCGTAGGTCAGGGTGACGGTGAAGGGTTTGTCGATATCGACCTCCGGGGCGATGTCGCCATTTTCATCCCGCACGGCGGCGTGGAGCAGGCGCACCGTATCGTTGCCGGCGGGGCGCTCCCGGCGGGTGAAGTCGCAACTGGCGGCCCCCTGGCCGTCGTCACTCTTGTAGTAACTCAGCACCACGTCGCCGGGACGACCGTCGGCGACGATACGCCCCCGCTCCAACAACACCGCGCGACTGCACAGGGAGAGAATCATGGACATGCTGTGGCTGACGAAGAGGACGGTACGTCCTTCCTGACTGACCTCCTGCATGCGACCCAGGCACTTCTTCTGGAAACGGGCGTCCCCCACCGCCAAAACCTCGTCCACCAGGAGGATTTCCGGGTCGAGGTGGGCGGCCACCGCGAAGGCCAGACGCACGTACATGCCGCTGGAGTAGCGTTTGACCGGGGTATCCAGAAAGGTTTCCACCTCGGAGAAGGCGACGATTTCGTCGAACTTCCGGGTAATCTCCCGACGCGACATGCCCAATACGGCGCCGTTCAGGAAGATGTTCTCCCGGCCCGTCAGTTCCGGATGAAAACCGGTACCCACTTCCAGCAGGGTTCCCAGACGGCCCCGGACTTCGATGCGACCGCAGGTGGGCTCGGTGATGCGGCTGATGACCTTGAGGAGGGTGCTTTTGCCGGCGCCGTTGCGTCCGATGATCCCGACCACTTCTCCGGGAGGGATGTCGAGATCGATCCCCTGCAGGGCCCAGAAGCGGCGCGAGGCCTCCTCCGAGGGGCGTTGCCCCGTCAGCAGACGCCACGGCGCGGTGACCAGCCGGGTCAAAGCGCTACGGAAATCTTCCGCGTGGCGGGTGCCCAACAGGTACTCCTTGCCGACGCCACGCGCCTTGATGGCCAGATTGTCCAACACGCCCTCCGGGATCAGATCAGGTCGGCCAGTTGCCGCTCCAGACGTTTGAACAACCACGCCCCGGCCAGAAAACACAACAAAGCCACGGCCATGGAGATCGACAACCCCGTCCAATCGAAGGCCTTGCCGAGAAAGGCGGAACGGAACCCCTCCACCAAACCCGCCAGGGGATTGAGATGGAGCAGCCACTGCCACTCTTCGGGTACCAGAGACGCCGGATAGACCACCGGCGTGGCATACATCCACAACTGAAGCGTAAACGGCACCACATAACGAAAATCGCGATAGCTGACGATCAGAGCCGAGAACATGGCCCCCACCCCCGCCGCGGTCACGATCACCGCCAGGGTCAGAAAGGGTACCGCCAGCAGATTCAGGCTCCAGGGCACCCCGTACCAGAGGGTGAGCAGCAACAACACCGCCATGCTCAAGGCGAAATCGACCAAGCCGATGCCCACCGCGGAAAGCGGCATGATCAGGCGCGGAAAGTAGACCTTGCTCACCAGCTGCGAGGCCCCCACCATGGCATTGGAGCAGTTGCTCACCGCGTTGGAAAAGAAGAGCCAGGGCAGCAGCGCCGCAAAACAGAAAACCGGATAGGGATAGCCGTCGGAAGGCAAGGCGGCCAGTCGCCCGAAAATGACCGCGAAAACGGCCATGCCCGCCAGCGGTTGAAGTATGGCCCACAACACACCCAGCACGGTTTGCCGGTAACGCACCTTGAGATCGCGCTGGGTCAGCACCCACAACAGCTCACGATAGGCCCACAACTCCCGCCAGTCCAAACTTCGCCAACCGGAGGAGGGTTCGATCACCCGCAAGGGTGGCAGCGACGTAGGGGAGGGAGCGGTCATGAATGCACGGTCCTCAAGGCAAACAGGTTCGTTGATCGGAGATTGCCGAAATCCGGGCGGAGCGTCAACTCGCTTCAGCATACCCCCCGGCTTGGCCACTTACACGGTGGAAGCCGGAAACATGCTGCCGCCACAGGAAGATATCCACCGGACCCCAGTAACGGAAGCTCTCCCCCCATTGTGGCCGCTGACACCAACGCTGGAAATCGTCGCGCAGAAAAGGCCCGTCGAAGGCGGGATCCTGGAGAAAGAGGCTGCTGGACATGATATCGCTCATCATCTGCCGCAACGGCCCCAGGAACCACTCCACCGTCGGCGCATTGAAACCGATCTTGCGACGGTCCGTGCGAATGAAATCGGGCACGATGTCGCGCACCGCATGGCGCAATATGCGTTTACTGAAACCGCGACCGACCCGGCTGTCGTTGGGCAGGGCCATGACGAACTCCACCAGGCGGTAGTCCATGAAAGGCATGCGGTTTTCCACACCGTGGGCCATGGAGCAACGGTCGAAGTGTTGCAGAATGGGTGGAATGGAATCCTGCATCAGGGCCCGATAGAGCGCAAGGCGAAAGGGATCGGTCTCTTCCGCAGGCAGGGAGTGGCTGAACCGGGAGCCGTTCTCCGGCCCTGGGGAGATCGCCCCCCCGTCGGCAGCCGGGAGAAAGCGTCGTTTCAACAGGGAAAGCGCCACCCGCGAGGCGGAGGCGAAGCGGCTGTCAAAAGCGTTTTCACCCTGTCTGGCGTAGGTGCGCCAGAGATCCATGAACCGCAGAGGGTCGAAGGGACGCAATGCCGACTCCAGGGCCGGCTGCAAGGCGCTGAAATAACCACCCATGATCTCGTCCGGACCCTGCCCGTCCAGGGTGACTTTGACTCCGTGGCCGCGGATGAATTCGAAGAGTTTCCAGATCGGATACTGGCCCAACACCGACACCGGGCCATCCTGATCGGCGATCATGCCCTGGATGTCGTCCGGCTGGGGCGGTTCGACCTCCAGAACCCGCAGGTCGATGTGGAGATGGCGGGCCAGTTGGCGGGCCTTGTCGACCTCGTCCAGGGTGGTGCCGGGAAAGGAGACGCAAAAGGCGGCATACTCCCCCTTGGCGCTGCGGGCCATGACCCGTTGGCGGTGGTTGGCGACCAGGGCGGTGATGGTCGACGAGTCGAGCCCCCCCGAAAGGCAGGTACCCAGCGGCACATCGCTTTGCAGACGAAGCTGACAACTCTCTTCCAACAGAACACGCAGGTGTCGGGCCTGACCCTCGAAATCCGCCGGGATGGGATCCTGCGGGGCCCGCAGACGGTACCAGACCCGCTGCTCCGCACGGCGTCCGTCCCAACGCAGGCAGCAGCCTCCCGGCAGGGTGGAAACCTGGTTGAGGTAGGTCTCCGCGGTGCCGTGCCAGTCGGAAACCACCTGTCCGATGCGGCGCACCACGGCTTCGTTGACGGAGAAGAGACCGGGTTGCCAGCGGTGCAGCGCCTGCACCTCGGAGGCAAAAGACAGATTTCCCTCCCGGTGGTGGAAATAGAGGGGCTTCTTGCCGTAACGGTCGCGGGAGAGAAACAGAATCTTGTCGCGGGTATCCCACAGGGCAAAGGCCCACATGCCGTTGAAGCGATGCTGGCAAGCCTCTCCCCAACGGTCGAAGGCGGCGGCGATCACCTCGGTGTCGCTTTCGCTGCGAAAGACGTAGCCGACGTCTTCCAACTCGCTCCTCAGCGCAAGAAAATTGTAAATTTCGCCGTTGAAAACCACCTGGTAGCGATGGTCCAGGCAAGACATGGGTTGATGCCCCTTGGGCGACAGATCCAGAATCGCCAGACGACGATGCCCCAGCCAAACGCGATCCGCGGAGCTGCGCCACTCACCCCGGGCATCGGGCCCTCGATGCGCCAAGGCGTGGAGGGGAAAGGGAAGATCGTAATCCTCTCCGCAGACACCCGCGATTCCACACATACCGCCCCTCTCCCTGGCAAGACGAACGGACCGGCGCTACCGGCCAGAAACACTGGATGGTTTGTGGCCGTAGGCATAGAGCGCGTGGCCAAAACGCGCCGTGATGCCATCCTGGACAGAGACGGAAAGATGTCGGGCGACGAAGTTGCGAATGCCGAACCGGCTGGGTACCAGGATCAGGGCGGTCTCGCGTTCGGCGTGATGGGAAAAACGCTCCACCACCAATGGCGCCAGCAGACGTCGCATGCCCCGACGGCTCCACGACCGGGCCAACGGCGCTCCCCCGTGTTCGGCCCCGTCGCTGTACCGGCTCTGCAGTTCGTTCCAACCCGGATGACGCCACAACCGGCCCTGAAGTATGCCCAACCGGATCAGCACATACAGCGAATACATGGACCAGGTGTAGTAGATCATGATGCCGAACTCCCCACCCGGCTTGAGCAACCCGCCGATCTTTCGGGCGATCTGCTCGGTATCCGGCGAGTGGTGAATCACCCCCCAGGACCAGATGAAGTCAAATGGCCCGTCGATGGCGTCGATGCCTCGGGCATCCATCTGCCGCAGATCGGCTTTCAGCCCGGCCAGTTCGAGTCGCTTGCCCGTCATCTGAATGGAATGGGGGGCCAGGTCGATGGCGGTAACATCGCAGCCCCATTCGGCGAACGTTTGGGTCCAGAAACCCATGCCACAACCGATTTCCAGCACCCGTTTCCCGGCCACCCGTTCGCGGCAGAGCAGGAGGTCTCCCGCATACGCCGCATTCGGGGAGGTTACCAGACAACTGTTCCGCCACCATCCGGCATCGGCCTGGCGAAAGAATTCCCGATAGTCGTCATCGGTTTGCGGGAGGTACCGCACATACCC
The genomic region above belongs to Magnetococcales bacterium and contains:
- a CDS encoding TrkH family potassium uptake protein; protein product: MNLLMNIRIQAVIAAMLAVFQLPSLMLAYARGEPSHYHLLSIAFATGMALTYLLTLRARVDLSARDGVLSVALGWANTIFLGALPYIFADKLGWIDAIFESTSGFTTTGSSVLTDIEAWPQSLLLWRSTTQWLGGMGMLLLATAILPFLGAGGIQIMKAEVPGPSKDKLVPRVASTARLLWGIYLFLTVLCVIAYHLSGMTWLDGVNHAFSSMATGGFSTRNASMAAFSPAAQWWATFFMAAAGANFVLHYRLLLRGDGSIFKDDELRWYLAIILVVGLFCSWVAYPLTAERDLETALRQGFFQVVTIITTTGYASTDWETWPLFAQLVLVGIMIPGSMAGSTAGGIKVVRLVIIVRIFSAVVNRLLMPERVVVVKLNDKEVPFDIVESTVALVSAAAAAVVIGTIILVGLGMDPGSAYSAALTAFSNVGPGIGSVGPMDNFSAVHDIGKVLLSFLMVLGRLEIFTLIMLFLPRFWKP
- a CDS encoding acyltransferase, which encodes MSLPNAIPAGGESSERIDYLDGVRGVAALVVFCDHYLGFFGFPQMTPALVKKMFVSSPLHMVWDGFAAVSLFFVLSGLVLTRKYFARQERFSAERFSLAGFYLARVVRIGGPFLVVLALSWLVRHYLFEVRELPMSVSIWYRGLWQKEVDLTSFLWQAALIFRRPPEALLFQDWSLRLEMHFSFLIPFMVLLAFRGTAWLVAFCLAGLVAGVSPALLHFTLGVLLARHFQQVQSRVLAMPSLVRWFMLGVGLLLYSGRNTLVGVWFERFFEVSDFVTNPVMRLVTGCGAALILVSVLGMPELQRWLVSQPVRFLGRVSYGLYLCHVTVLLAFTPWLLQRLVAAGMPVDGAWLTGFLISLPLTLWLSEWLYRWVELPCIRLGKAVNGGKIF
- a CDS encoding ABC transporter ATP-binding protein — translated: MLDNLAIKARGVGKEYLLGTRHAEDFRSALTRLVTAPWRLLTGQRPSEEASRRFWALQGIDLDIPPGEVVGIIGRNGAGKSTLLKVISRITEPTCGRIEVRGRLGTLLEVGTGFHPELTGRENIFLNGAVLGMSRREITRKFDEIVAFSEVETFLDTPVKRYSSGMYVRLAFAVAAHLDPEILLVDEVLAVGDARFQKKCLGRMQEVSQEGRTVLFVSHSMSMILSLCSRAVLLERGRIVADGRPGDVVLSYYKSDDGQGAASCDFTRRERPAGNDTVRLLHAAVRDENGDIAPEVDIDKPFTVTLTYEILKHSPGQLHPNIRVNRSDGSMAFFSICSAPPPKEPGVHRAVCHIPGNFFNDGPYFIDLAISSFHSLIRDHVLEYGALCLSVRDPIEGCPTRCGYAGEMPGSLRPLLLWQVEADQRA
- a CDS encoding ABC transporter permease; the protein is MTAPSPTSLPPLRVIEPSSGWRSLDWRELWAYRELLWVLTQRDLKVRYRQTVLGVLWAILQPLAGMAVFAVIFGRLAALPSDGYPYPVFCFAALLPWLFFSNAVSNCSNAMVGASQLVSKVYFPRLIMPLSAVGIGLVDFALSMAVLLLLTLWYGVPWSLNLLAVPFLTLAVIVTAAGVGAMFSALIVSYRDFRYVVPFTLQLWMYATPVVYPASLVPEEWQWLLHLNPLAGLVEGFRSAFLGKAFDWTGLSISMAVALLCFLAGAWLFKRLERQLADLI
- the asnB gene encoding asparagine synthase (glutamine-hydrolyzing), which produces MCGIAGVCGEDYDLPFPLHALAHRGPDARGEWRSSADRVWLGHRRLAILDLSPKGHQPMSCLDHRYQVVFNGEIYNFLALRSELEDVGYVFRSESDTEVIAAAFDRWGEACQHRFNGMWAFALWDTRDKILFLSRDRYGKKPLYFHHREGNLSFASEVQALHRWQPGLFSVNEAVVRRIGQVVSDWHGTAETYLNQVSTLPGGCCLRWDGRRAEQRVWYRLRAPQDPIPADFEGQARHLRVLLEESCQLRLQSDVPLGTCLSGGLDSSTITALVANHRQRVMARSAKGEYAAFCVSFPGTTLDEVDKARQLARHLHIDLRVLEVEPPQPDDIQGMIADQDGPVSVLGQYPIWKLFEFIRGHGVKVTLDGQGPDEIMGGYFSALQPALESALRPFDPLRFMDLWRTYARQGENAFDSRFASASRVALSLLKRRFLPAADGGAISPGPENGSRFSHSLPAEETDPFRLALYRALMQDSIPPILQHFDRCSMAHGVENRMPFMDYRLVEFVMALPNDSRVGRGFSKRILRHAVRDIVPDFIRTDRRKIGFNAPTVEWFLGPLRQMMSDIMSSSLFLQDPAFDGPFLRDDFQRWCQRPQWGESFRYWGPVDIFLWRQHVSGFHRVSGQAGGYAEAS
- a CDS encoding class I SAM-dependent methyltransferase, producing MAFCKASDHAVISSVRDWWDQHPMNYQGYVRYLPQTDDDYREFFRQADAGWWRNSCLVTSPNAAYAGDLLLCRERVAGKRVLEIGCGMGFWTQTFAEWGCDVTAIDLAPHSIQMTGKRLELAGLKADLRQMDARGIDAIDGPFDFIWSWGVIHHSPDTEQIARKIGGLLKPGGEFGIMIYYTWSMYSLYVLIRLGILQGRLWRHPGWNELQSRYSDGAEHGGAPLARSWSRRGMRRLLAPLVVERFSHHAERETALILVPSRFGIRNFVARHLSVSVQDGITARFGHALYAYGHKPSSVSGR